In Citrus sinensis cultivar Valencia sweet orange chromosome 4, DVS_A1.0, whole genome shotgun sequence, one DNA window encodes the following:
- the LOC102610412 gene encoding protein DETOXIFICATION 29-like has protein sequence MENCKQPLLSLSTRDQDQDQGQNLTNTSSSAIFIAEVDDIPPITGAVDFFREFSKESKKLWYLAGPAIFTSVCQYSLGAVTQVFSGHVSTIALAAVSVENSVIAGFSFGAMMGMGSALETLCGQAYGAGQLDMLGVYMQRSWVILNATALILMLIYIFAQQLLSLIGQTPSISKAAGTLSIWMIPQLFAYAVNFPIAKFLQAQSKMMVMAIIAASALVLHTLLSWLLMLELGWGLVGAAVVLNASWWFIDLAQMFYIFSGTCGRAWNGFSWKAFHNLWAFVRLSLASAVMLCLEIWYFMALILFAGYLKNAELSVDALSICMNILGWTVMVAIGMNAAISVRVSNELGAAHPRTAKFSLVVAVISSFLIGLVLALILIITKNQYPSLFSNDANVRELVIDLTPLLALCIVINNIQPVLSGVAIGAGWQAAVAYVNIGCYYLFGIPLGLILGYKVDLGVKGIWCGMISGTVLQTLILFGMIYSTNWNKEASIAEKRIRLWGGHTENDADNKK, from the exons ATGGAGAACTGTAAGCAGCCGCTGCTCTCTCTCAGTACTAGAGACCAAGACCAAGACCAAGGCCAAAACCTAACCAACACCTCTTCTTCCGCCATATTCATCGCCGAAGTCGATGACATCCCTCCGATCACCGGAGCCGTTGACTTCTTCAGAGAGTTCTCCAAAGAATCCAAGAAATTATGGTACCTAGCTGGCCCCGCCATCTTCACCTCCGTCTGCCAATACTCTCTGGGAGCCGTCACTCAAGTCTTCTCCGGCCACGTCAGCACCATCGCCCTTGCCGCCGTCTCCGTCGAGAACTCCGTCATCGCCGGCTTCTCATTCGGCGCCATG ATGGGCATGGGGAGTGCGCTGGAGACACTATGCGGGCAAGCGTACGGCGCAGGGCAGCTTGACATGCTGGGGGTCTATATGCAAAGATCGTGGGTCATTCTCAACGCCACAGCTTTAATCCTTATGTTGATATACATATTTGCGCAGCAACTATTGAGTCTGATAGGGCAGACCCCGTCCATATCAAAGGCAGCTGGAACCTTGTCCATATGGATGATACCCCAGCTGTTTGCTTATGCGGTCAATTTCCCCATCGCAAAGTTTTTACAGGCCCAGAGCAAGATGATGGTCATGGCTATTATAGCGGCCTCGGCCCTGGTGCTCCACACACTTCTTAGCTGGTTGCTGATGTTGGAGCTGGGGTGGGGTCTGGTTGGCGCCGCTGTGGTGCTAAATGCGTCTTGGTGGTTCATTGACCTTGCGCAGATGTTTTACATTTTTAGCGGGACTTGTGGTCGAGCTTGGAATGGATTTTCATGGAAGGCCTTTCACAATCTCTGGGCATTTGTTAGGTTATCTCTTGCGTCAGCAGTCATGCTCTG ctTGGAAATATGGTACTTTATGGCGCTGATACTCTTTGCGGGATACCTAAAGAACGCTGAACTGTCCGTCGATGCTCTGTCTATTTG CATGAACATATTGGGATGGACCGTTATGGTGGCTATCGGAATGAATGCAGCTATCAg TGTGAGAGTCTCAAACGAACTAGGGGCAGCTCATCCGAGGACTGCAAAATTCTCTTTAGTGGTGGCTGTAATCTCTTCGTTTCTGATCGGCCTTGTCCTTGCACTCATACTGATCATCACAAAGAACCAGTACCCGTCCTTGTTTTCAAACGATGCAAACGTTAGAGAACTTGTTATTGATCTCACACCGTTGCTGGCTCTCTGCATTGTCATTAACAATATTCAACCTGTTCTCTctg GTGTGGCCATTGGGGCTGGATGGCAAGCTGCGGTTGCTTATGTGAACATTGGATGTTACTATCTCTTTGGCATTCCTCTTGGTCTCATATTGGGTTACAAAGTTGACTTGGGAGTCAAG GGGATCTGGTGTGGGATGATCTCAGGAACCGTGTTACAAACCCTTATACTGTTCGGGATGATTTATAGCACCAACTGGAATAAGGAG GCTTCGATTGCGGAAAAAAGAATTAGGTTATGGGGTGGACATACTGAAAATGATGCCGacaataaaaaatga